The following coding sequences lie in one Pseudomonas sp. B33.4 genomic window:
- a CDS encoding DUF2946 domain-containing protein — protein sequence MRPLSARPPLQRRQTQHLTRGSWIALFAMLMIFIGPLISQSMPMDQHASTSMPMSMDLAMDMPGMDHSGHDAKPSAEHCPPQSSHHVLWEKCGYCSLLFNCPALTGGGDFVAFNIPPLNTFTPPSPRLGHARQTFFPGARSRAPPVAA from the coding sequence ATGCGCCCGCTAAGCGCCAGGCCGCCACTGCAACGCCGTCAGACTCAACACCTGACTCGCGGCAGCTGGATCGCCCTGTTCGCCATGTTGATGATCTTCATCGGCCCACTGATTTCTCAGTCGATGCCGATGGATCAACACGCCTCGACTTCCATGCCGATGAGCATGGACCTGGCGATGGACATGCCGGGCATGGACCACAGCGGCCATGATGCAAAACCCAGCGCCGAACACTGCCCACCGCAATCTTCGCACCACGTGCTGTGGGAAAAATGCGGTTACTGCAGCCTGCTGTTCAATTGCCCGGCACTGACCGGCGGCGGCGATTTCGTCGCCTTCAATATCCCGCCGCTGAACACTTTCACCCCGCCCTCGCCACGCCTGGGTCATGCCCGGCAGACCTTTTTTCCCGGAGCGCGCAGCCGCGCCCCGCCCGTCGCAGCGTAA
- a CDS encoding copper chaperone PCu(A)C codes for MLNKLIVVAALLLPACFAHAHEYKAGELEIAHPWSQELPPNAPTVAAYFVIHNGGKTGDRLLSVDSPIAPEAQLHEHVMQGDLMKMQQVPSVAIPAGGNVTFAPMAYHVMLLNPTDRSLLSDGKRFPLTMHFEKSGDVTVEVSVQKKPPETTQAHAHAQ; via the coding sequence ATGTTGAACAAACTCATCGTCGTCGCTGCGCTGCTGTTGCCGGCGTGCTTTGCCCATGCTCACGAATACAAGGCCGGCGAGCTGGAAATCGCTCATCCGTGGTCGCAAGAGCTGCCGCCGAATGCGCCAACGGTTGCCGCCTACTTCGTCATTCACAACGGAGGCAAGACGGGCGACCGCCTGCTCAGCGTCGACTCGCCCATTGCCCCCGAAGCGCAACTGCACGAACACGTCATGCAGGGCGATCTGATGAAGATGCAGCAAGTGCCGAGCGTGGCCATTCCGGCCGGCGGCAACGTGACCTTTGCGCCGATGGCCTATCACGTGATGCTGCTCAACCCGACCGATCGCAGCCTGCTCAGCGACGGCAAGCGCTTCCCGCTGACGATGCATTTCGAGAAGTCCGGTGACGTCACCGTCGAAGTCTCGGTGCAGAAGAAACCGCCGGAAACCACGCAGGCCCACGCGCACGCCCAGTAA
- a CDS encoding DUF2946 domain-containing protein translates to MNRHRLAIAWIACFAVLFNMLAMPMTGAMAQAASSPAEQLLWSSFCTGSGTKMVAINIGTIDQKAPANDTHSNMQHCWCCSGSAPLVALPGHSPQLYFARYESNRSVAPALLQTPTPRQQWPSLNPRASPLV, encoded by the coding sequence ATGAACCGACACCGGCTGGCAATTGCCTGGATCGCCTGCTTTGCAGTGCTGTTCAACATGCTCGCCATGCCGATGACCGGGGCGATGGCGCAGGCGGCCAGTTCACCGGCCGAACAGTTGCTCTGGAGCAGTTTCTGCACCGGCAGCGGGACGAAGATGGTGGCGATCAACATCGGCACCATCGATCAAAAAGCCCCGGCCAACGATACACATTCGAACATGCAGCATTGCTGGTGCTGCTCGGGCTCGGCGCCGTTGGTGGCGTTGCCGGGGCATTCGCCGCAGCTGTATTTCGCCCGCTATGAAAGCAATCGCAGTGTAGCGCCCGCCTTGCTGCAAACGCCCACGCCGCGCCAGCAATGGCCAAGTCTCAATCCCCGTGCATCCCCTCTGGTTTGA
- a CDS encoding cobalt-precorrin-6A reductase: MKRILLLGGVTEALAIARTLGPEHIYSLAGVGRVPTDLTCQVRVGGYGGAEGLAQFIRDEGIDLLLDATHPYAAQISQNAATAARLTGIPCWALRRPAWQPQPGDDWREVSDWAELIAALKPFRRPLFTLGREPLQHLDEIPAEQFWTLRALDVYPGNERCEVIGARGPFLLEDERALFERRQIDVLISKNSGSTATEPKLEVARERGVPVIVLKRPGLPGVDREFASVDEILMALATVNLI, encoded by the coding sequence ATGAAGCGGATTTTGCTGTTGGGCGGCGTGACGGAAGCGCTGGCGATTGCCCGCACGCTCGGGCCAGAACATATCTACAGCCTCGCCGGTGTTGGCCGGGTGCCGACGGATCTGACTTGTCAGGTGCGCGTCGGTGGCTACGGGGGCGCTGAGGGGCTGGCGCAATTCATTCGCGACGAAGGCATCGATCTGCTGCTCGATGCCACGCATCCCTATGCCGCACAGATCAGCCAGAACGCCGCAACCGCCGCGCGACTGACCGGCATCCCCTGCTGGGCTTTGCGCCGTCCGGCGTGGCAGCCGCAGCCCGGTGATGACTGGCGCGAAGTCAGCGACTGGGCCGAGTTGATCGCTGCCCTCAAGCCTTTCCGCCGTCCATTGTTCACCCTCGGCCGCGAACCGCTGCAGCACCTCGATGAAATCCCTGCGGAACAGTTCTGGACTCTGCGCGCACTCGACGTCTATCCCGGCAACGAACGCTGCGAAGTGATCGGCGCACGCGGGCCGTTTCTGCTGGAGGATGAGCGAGCGCTGTTCGAGCGGCGGCAGATCGATGTGTTGATCAGCAAGAACAGCGGCAGCACCGCGACCGAGCCAAAGCTGGAAGTGGCGCGCGAGCGTGGGGTGCCGGTAATTGTATTGAAGCGTCCGGGGTTGCCGGGGGTTGATCGGGAGTTTGCCTCGGTCGACGAAATCCTCATGGCCCTCGCGACCGTTAACCTTATCTAA
- a CDS encoding cobalt-precorrin-5B (C(1))-methyltransferase: MRDETAEQPAPLRSGLTTGSCATATSLAAARLLLGGHSADAVQIVLPKGKQVQMRLEFCRLTDDGAEAGTIKDAGDDPDVTHGALLYSRVRLMAEPGIRFNAGAGVGTVTRPGLVLGVGEPAINPVPRKMISDHLSLLAAETGYGGGFDVTVNVEGGEALALKTMNPRLGILGGLSILGTSGIVRPFSCAAYIASIHQGIDVAKTNGYLHIAACTGNASEDTMRRVYDLPEIALIEMGDFVGAVLKHLRKVPVDKLSLCGGFGKISKLAAGHMDLHSRHSSIDLPQLAEWAAAIGAEEPLLQGIREANTSQQALAMASAAGIALGDEVCRHALNFARSVVPAQVQVEVFAIDRQGGIVGQAGGFA, from the coding sequence ATGCGTGACGAAACCGCCGAACAACCCGCGCCCTTGCGCAGCGGCCTGACCACCGGCAGCTGCGCCACCGCCACCAGTCTTGCCGCCGCGCGTCTGTTGCTCGGCGGACACTCCGCCGATGCGGTGCAGATTGTTTTGCCCAAAGGCAAACAGGTGCAGATGCGTCTGGAGTTCTGTCGTTTGACCGATGACGGCGCCGAGGCCGGAACGATCAAGGATGCCGGCGACGATCCCGACGTGACTCACGGTGCCCTGCTCTATTCGCGGGTAAGGCTAATGGCCGAGCCGGGGATTCGCTTCAATGCCGGTGCCGGCGTGGGCACCGTGACGCGGCCGGGACTGGTGCTCGGCGTCGGCGAACCGGCGATCAACCCGGTGCCACGCAAAATGATCAGTGACCACCTGAGTCTGCTCGCCGCCGAAACCGGCTATGGCGGCGGCTTCGACGTCACGGTCAACGTCGAAGGCGGCGAAGCGCTGGCGCTGAAAACCATGAACCCACGGCTGGGCATTCTTGGCGGGCTGTCGATCCTCGGCACCAGCGGCATCGTCCGGCCGTTCTCTTGCGCGGCATACATCGCCTCGATCCATCAAGGCATCGATGTGGCGAAAACCAATGGTTATCTGCACATCGCTGCCTGCACCGGTAATGCCAGCGAAGACACCATGCGCCGGGTCTACGATCTGCCGGAAATCGCCCTGATCGAAATGGGCGATTTCGTCGGCGCCGTGCTCAAACATTTGCGCAAAGTGCCTGTGGATAAGCTCAGCCTGTGCGGCGGCTTCGGCAAGATCAGCAAACTGGCGGCCGGGCACATGGATTTGCATTCGCGGCATTCGAGTATCGACCTGCCGCAACTGGCGGAATGGGCAGCGGCGATAGGCGCCGAGGAGCCATTGCTACAAGGCATTCGTGAGGCCAATACCAGTCAGCAGGCGCTGGCCATGGCCAGTGCGGCAGGGATCGCGCTCGGTGATGAAGTCTGCCGCCATGCGCTGAATTTTGCCCGCAGCGTGGTGCCGGCGCAGGTGCAGGTCGAGGTGTTTGCGATTGATCGTCAGGGCGGGATCGTCGGGCAGGCCGGAGGTTTTGCATGA
- the cbiE gene encoding precorrin-6y C5,15-methyltransferase (decarboxylating) subunit CbiE encodes MSPWLTVVGIGEDGFKGLGKNARRALLGAARIVGGQRQLDLLPVCIRGERQLWPSPFSLASVLEQRGEAVCVLASGDPMFYGVGASLARQVPSEEMLILPAPSSCSLAAARLGWPLQDVVTLSLVARPLAALNAQLFSGVRLLLLSNDGQSPAAVAKLLCERGFGSSRLTVLEHLGGDSERRIANSASAWNDSPIADLNVIAVECLADANTPRLSRLAGLPDSAFQHDGQLTKRDVRAITLARLAPTPGELLWDVGAGSGSIGIEWMRAHPSCRALAIEADEGRQQLIEHNRDALGVPGLQLIRGKAPQALAGLERPDAIFIGGGVTREGVFATCWEQLKPGGRLVANAVTLQSEVTLMNWRERHGGELTRIHVAQAQPLGEFDTWRQALPITLLDLVKPLDA; translated from the coding sequence ATGTCACCCTGGCTGACGGTAGTGGGAATCGGTGAAGACGGCTTCAAGGGCCTGGGCAAAAACGCCCGGCGTGCCCTGCTGGGCGCCGCTCGGATCGTCGGTGGCCAGCGTCAACTGGATCTGCTGCCAGTGTGCATTCGCGGTGAGCGGCAGTTGTGGCCGAGCCCGTTTTCTCTCGCGTCGGTGCTGGAGCAACGTGGCGAAGCGGTGTGTGTGCTGGCCAGTGGTGACCCGATGTTCTACGGCGTTGGCGCCAGTCTCGCCCGCCAGGTGCCGAGCGAGGAGATGCTGATCCTGCCGGCACCGTCGTCGTGCTCGCTGGCCGCCGCGCGTCTCGGCTGGCCGTTGCAGGACGTGGTGACGCTGTCGCTGGTGGCCCGACCACTGGCGGCGCTCAATGCGCAATTGTTCAGTGGCGTGCGGCTGTTGTTGCTGAGCAACGACGGTCAGAGCCCGGCGGCGGTAGCGAAGTTGCTTTGTGAACGCGGCTTCGGTTCGAGTCGTTTGACCGTACTCGAGCATCTCGGCGGTGACAGCGAGCGACGCATCGCCAACAGCGCCAGCGCCTGGAACGACTCGCCGATCGCCGACCTCAATGTCATCGCCGTCGAATGCCTGGCCGATGCCAATACCCCGCGCCTGTCACGCCTTGCTGGATTGCCAGACTCAGCGTTCCAGCATGACGGCCAACTGACCAAACGCGATGTGCGCGCCATCACCCTCGCCCGCCTCGCCCCGACCCCCGGCGAATTGCTTTGGGATGTCGGCGCCGGCAGCGGCTCGATCGGTATCGAGTGGATGCGCGCGCACCCGAGTTGCCGAGCGCTGGCCATCGAAGCCGATGAGGGTCGCCAGCAGTTGATCGAACACAACCGCGATGCACTGGGCGTGCCCGGCCTGCAGCTGATTCGCGGCAAGGCTCCGCAGGCATTGGCCGGACTGGAGCGCCCGGACGCGATCTTCATCGGCGGCGGCGTGACCCGTGAGGGCGTGTTCGCAACCTGCTGGGAGCAACTCAAGCCCGGTGGCCGTCTGGTCGCCAACGCGGTGACCCTGCAAAGCGAAGTCACCCTGATGAACTGGCGCGAACGCCATGGCGGCGAACTCACGCGTATCCATGTCGCCCAGGCGCAGCCGCTCGGCGAGTTCGACACTTGGCGTCAGGCGTTGCCGATCACCCTGCTCGATCTGGTCAAACCCCTCGATGCGTGA
- the cobG gene encoding precorrin-3B synthase has product MSTALRPSACPGLLRIVQALDGGICRIKLNGGSITSDQADAVADAAEQFGGAIEATNRANLQIRGIGQQSVALIDRLLAAGLGPRTAAGDDVRNLMLSPAAGIDRQMHFDTRALAEQILDTLQSHPRFHQLSAKFAVQLDGGEALAMLEHPHDLWLSAFERDGEVLLAFGLAGCPTDRALGAVAVEHGHALVVAVLELFLESARPEQTRMRHLLDELPLSAFLEHLRKHLPIKALSHWQRTAVADDLHIGVHPQNAPDRMYIGAVPALGRLDPAMLRGAAQLARRFGNGSLRFTPWQNLLVPDVQASDAAQVLEGLEQLNLLTRAAEPLSRLIACTGANGCGKGLADTKQDARHLATLLPSALNVHLSGCTRSCAAAHCAPVTLLAVSAGHYDLYFRDATLPGFGALHARNLTIEAAAILLDARSRSPLDA; this is encoded by the coding sequence ATGTCCACCGCCTTACGCCCCTCGGCCTGCCCGGGGTTGCTGCGTATCGTCCAGGCACTGGATGGCGGCATCTGCCGGATCAAGCTCAATGGCGGCTCGATCACGTCAGACCAGGCCGACGCAGTGGCAGATGCTGCCGAGCAGTTTGGTGGGGCCATCGAAGCGACTAACCGTGCCAATCTGCAGATTCGCGGGATCGGCCAGCAGTCTGTGGCACTGATTGACCGTTTGCTCGCTGCCGGTCTTGGCCCGCGCACGGCGGCCGGTGACGATGTACGCAACCTGATGCTCAGCCCCGCTGCCGGGATCGATCGGCAGATGCACTTCGACACGCGTGCTCTTGCCGAGCAGATCCTCGACACCCTGCAAAGCCATCCACGTTTTCACCAGTTGAGCGCCAAGTTCGCTGTGCAACTGGATGGCGGTGAAGCGCTGGCGATGCTCGAGCATCCCCATGACCTGTGGCTGTCAGCATTCGAGCGTGACGGTGAAGTGTTGCTGGCGTTTGGTCTGGCCGGATGCCCGACGGATCGTGCGCTCGGCGCGGTGGCGGTGGAACACGGCCATGCACTGGTGGTGGCGGTGCTGGAGCTGTTTCTTGAATCGGCGCGGCCAGAACAGACGCGCATGCGTCATTTGCTCGATGAGTTGCCGCTGTCGGCGTTTCTTGAACATCTGCGCAAGCACCTGCCGATCAAGGCGCTCAGCCACTGGCAGCGCACAGCTGTGGCGGACGATCTGCACATCGGCGTTCACCCGCAAAATGCACCGGACCGGATGTACATCGGTGCGGTGCCGGCGCTGGGCCGTCTCGATCCGGCAATGCTGCGCGGGGCCGCGCAACTGGCCCGCCGGTTCGGCAATGGCAGCTTGCGCTTCACACCCTGGCAAAACTTGCTGGTGCCTGATGTACAAGCCAGCGATGCGGCGCAAGTGCTGGAAGGTCTTGAGCAACTGAACCTGTTGACCCGTGCTGCCGAACCCCTCTCACGGCTGATCGCCTGCACCGGCGCCAATGGCTGCGGCAAAGGCCTGGCCGACACCAAACAGGACGCCCGCCATCTGGCGACCTTGTTGCCTTCAGCCCTCAACGTCCATCTCAGCGGCTGCACGCGCTCTTGCGCCGCCGCCCACTGTGCCCCGGTGACGTTGCTGGCCGTCAGTGCCGGTCATTACGACCTCTATTTTCGCGATGCCACGCTGCCGGGTTTCGGCGCGCTGCACGCACGCAACCTTACTATTGAAGCGGCCGCGATCCTGCTCGACGCCCGCTCTCGGAGCCCCCTTGATGCTTGA
- a CDS encoding precorrin-8X methylmutase: protein MLDYIRDGQEIYRNSFAIIRSEANLARIPADLEKLAVRVIHACGMVEAIDGLQFSEGAGKAGRDALAAGAPILCDARMVSEGVTRARLPANNEVICTLRDDSVPELARELGNTRSAAALELWRPHLEGSVVVIGNAPTALFYLLEMLDAGAPKPALILGFPVGFVGAAESKAALAADSRGVPFVIMQGRLGGSAMAAAAVNALATEIE, encoded by the coding sequence ATGCTTGATTACATCCGCGACGGTCAGGAGATCTATCGCAACTCCTTCGCGATCATTCGCAGCGAGGCCAATCTGGCGCGCATTCCGGCCGATCTGGAAAAACTCGCAGTGCGAGTCATCCACGCTTGCGGCATGGTCGAGGCCATCGACGGTCTGCAATTCTCCGAAGGCGCAGGCAAGGCCGGGCGCGATGCGCTGGCCGCCGGCGCGCCGATTCTGTGTGATGCGCGAATGGTTTCCGAAGGCGTGACCCGTGCGCGTCTGCCAGCCAACAACGAAGTGATCTGCACGCTGCGCGACGACAGCGTGCCGGAACTTGCGCGTGAACTGGGTAACACCCGCTCGGCGGCGGCACTGGAGCTCTGGCGTCCACACCTGGAAGGCAGCGTGGTGGTGATCGGCAACGCGCCGACCGCCCTGTTTTATCTGCTGGAAATGCTCGACGCCGGCGCCCCGAAACCGGCGCTGATTCTGGGCTTTCCGGTCGGCTTCGTCGGCGCCGCCGAATCGAAAGCCGCGCTGGCTGCCGACAGCCGTGGCGTGCCGTTCGTGATCATGCAAGGCCGCCTGGGGGGCAGCGCCATGGCCGCCGCCGCCGTTAACGCCCTCGCCACGGAGATCGAATGA
- a CDS encoding precorrin-2 C(20)-methyltransferase, protein MMQAKGRLLGLGVGPGDPELITVKALRLLRESPVVAYFVAKGKKGNAFGIIEAHLQQAQNLLPLVYPVTTEALPAPLSYEQVISDFYDEAAETVAAHLDAGRDVAVICEGDPFFYGSYMYLHDRLATRYEAQVVPGVCSMLGGASVLGAPLVYRNQSLSVVSGVLPHEELKRRLADADAAVIMKLGRNFPKVRQVLEELGLAERALYVERATMANQKIVPMDQVEPMSSPYFSLIIVPGERWQG, encoded by the coding sequence ATGATGCAGGCCAAAGGACGTTTGCTTGGCCTGGGCGTCGGCCCGGGTGATCCGGAACTGATTACCGTCAAAGCCCTGCGCCTGCTGCGCGAATCGCCGGTGGTGGCGTACTTCGTCGCCAAGGGCAAGAAGGGCAACGCGTTCGGCATCATCGAAGCGCATCTGCAACAGGCGCAGAACCTGCTGCCGCTGGTCTACCCGGTGACCACCGAAGCGCTGCCGGCGCCGCTTTCCTATGAGCAGGTGATCAGCGATTTCTACGATGAGGCCGCCGAAACGGTGGCCGCGCATCTGGACGCCGGTCGCGACGTTGCAGTGATCTGTGAGGGCGATCCGTTTTTCTATGGCTCCTACATGTATCTGCACGATCGCCTCGCCACGCGCTATGAAGCGCAAGTGGTGCCGGGCGTCTGCTCGATGCTCGGTGGCGCTTCGGTGTTGGGCGCGCCGCTGGTGTATCGCAATCAGAGCCTGTCGGTGGTCTCCGGTGTATTGCCCCATGAAGAGTTGAAGCGGCGTCTGGCCGACGCCGACGCTGCCGTCATCATGAAGCTGGGGCGCAACTTCCCGAAAGTGCGTCAGGTGCTGGAAGAACTCGGTCTGGCCGAACGCGCGCTGTATGTCGAGCGCGCAACCATGGCCAATCAGAAGATCGTGCCGATGGATCAGGTCGAGCCGATGTCGTCGCCGTACTTCTCGCTGATCATCGTGCCGGGCGAACGGTGGCAAGGCTGA
- the cobJ gene encoding precorrin-3B C(17)-methyltransferase — MTQSTPAIVILGQGSLATARRIQQVYPAAQIHGLAGRVEGADRTYQEFGATLRALYQQDTPIIALCAAGIVIRTLAPLLLEKGAEPAVLAVAEDGSAVVPLLGGLGGVNVMAREIAAGLQVAAAITTSGELRFGTCLLNPPSGYALGDLELGKRFVSDLLAGHSVRIEGAAPWLDQAQLPEDPQAQRSIHVGSAAREASASELLIYPRSVAVAVSAETADLPNAVRSALKQAKVAVQSLACLLASETQMASPLLREAALELSVPLRFVAAQSNLETLARIAVPEATVIAGHGMAIAVAEQPLDVSSIGRPRGRLAVIGLGPGAAELMVPAVKAELARATDVLGYETYVRMAGPFRDDQVQHCTDNREEMQRARHAFRLAAEGRSVIVVSSGDPGVFAMAAAVLEALHESADPAWHSVDLEILPGVSASLATAAQAGAPLGHDFCVMSLSDNLKPWSIIEKRLDLAAEADLALAFYNPISRARPWQLGRALEIVAQHRAPETPVVLGRDIGRPGQTLRTTTLGALTPEQVDMRTMVLIGSSTTCTFPRASGGDWVYTPRWYGEKPLS, encoded by the coding sequence ATGACTCAATCCACCCCCGCCATCGTCATTCTCGGTCAGGGCAGCCTGGCCACCGCGCGTCGTATTCAGCAGGTCTATCCGGCGGCGCAGATCCACGGCCTTGCCGGGCGGGTCGAAGGCGCCGATCGCACGTATCAGGAGTTCGGCGCGACCCTGCGCGCGCTTTATCAGCAGGACACGCCGATCATAGCCCTCTGCGCGGCCGGCATCGTCATCCGCACGCTGGCGCCGCTGCTGCTGGAAAAGGGCGCTGAGCCTGCGGTACTTGCCGTGGCCGAAGACGGTAGCGCCGTGGTGCCGCTGTTGGGCGGCCTCGGCGGGGTCAACGTCATGGCGCGGGAAATCGCCGCCGGGCTGCAAGTTGCAGCAGCGATCACCACTAGCGGCGAGTTGCGTTTTGGTACGTGCCTGCTCAATCCGCCGAGTGGTTACGCACTGGGCGATCTGGAGCTGGGCAAGCGTTTTGTCTCCGATCTGTTGGCTGGCCACAGCGTGCGTATCGAAGGCGCGGCGCCGTGGCTGGATCAGGCGCAATTGCCGGAAGATCCGCAGGCACAGCGCTCGATTCATGTCGGCAGTGCCGCGCGTGAGGCGAGTGCCAGTGAGTTGCTGATCTATCCGCGCAGCGTGGCGGTGGCGGTGAGTGCTGAAACTGCAGATTTGCCAAATGCCGTTCGCAGTGCCTTGAAACAGGCGAAAGTTGCCGTGCAATCGCTGGCTTGTCTGCTGGCCAGCGAGACGCAAATGGCTTCGCCACTTTTGCGCGAAGCGGCGCTTGAGCTGAGTGTGCCGCTGCGCTTTGTCGCGGCACAAAGCAACCTCGAAACCCTGGCGCGTATCGCCGTGCCCGAAGCGACAGTCATTGCCGGCCACGGCATGGCAATCGCAGTCGCCGAACAGCCATTGGATGTTTCCAGCATTGGCCGGCCACGCGGCCGTCTCGCCGTGATCGGCCTCGGCCCCGGCGCTGCCGAACTGATGGTGCCGGCGGTGAAAGCCGAGCTGGCGCGCGCCACCGATGTACTCGGCTACGAAACTTACGTACGCATGGCCGGGCCGTTTCGCGACGATCAGGTGCAGCACTGCACCGATAACCGTGAAGAAATGCAGCGCGCCCGCCACGCTTTCAGGTTGGCAGCCGAGGGGCGCTCGGTAATCGTCGTGTCCTCGGGCGATCCCGGCGTGTTCGCCATGGCCGCCGCGGTGCTTGAAGCGTTGCACGAGTCGGCTGATCCGGCGTGGCACAGCGTCGACCTGGAAATCCTCCCGGGAGTTTCCGCTTCGCTGGCCACCGCCGCGCAGGCCGGTGCACCGCTGGGCCATGACTTCTGCGTGATGTCGCTGTCGGACAATCTCAAGCCCTGGTCAATCATCGAAAAACGCCTGGACCTGGCCGCCGAAGCGGATCTGGCCCTGGCGTTCTACAACCCGATTTCACGCGCGCGTCCGTGGCAACTGGGCCGGGCGCTGGAAATCGTCGCGCAACATCGTGCACCTGAAACGCCCGTGGTGTTGGGCCGCGACATCGGCCGTCCGGGTCAGACTTTGCGCACCACGACGTTGGGTGCACTGACGCCGGAGCAGGTGGACATGCGCACCATGGTGCTGATTGGTTCTTCCACGACCTGCACCTTTCCCCGTGCCAGCGGGGGTGACTGGGTTTACACGCCGCGCTGGTATGGTGAAAAACCGCTTTCTTGA